The window AAAGGAGGCGATATTCTTGAGTCAAAAGAAAATACCTCAACGCAAATGTATAACTTGTCAGGATAGAAACTCTAAAAAAACTTTGATAAGAATAGTAAAAAACAAAGATGGAGAAATATTTGTAGACAATACAGGTAAAGCTAATGGTAGAGGAGCTTATATTTGTGCTACTAAGGAATGCTTAGAAAAGGCTATAAAAACTAGGGCACTAAATAGAGCGTTTAAATTAGAAATTTCAGAAAAGGTCTACAAGGACTTGTCGGAGGAAATAGAGAAATATGAAAAATAAAATTCTTTCGCTATTAGGTATTATTTTAAGAAGTGGTAACTTGGTTTCTGGAGATGATACTACATTATCTGATCTTAAAAAAGGAAAAATAAAATTAATTATAATAGCAAATGATGCATCGGAAAATACAAAAAAACTTTTTAGAGATAAATCTGAATATAGAGATGTACCTTATATAATAGATTTTACGAAAGAAGAATTAGGAAAAAGTATAGGAAAAAGTAGTAGAGCAGTAATAGGTATAAAAAGTGAACAATTTGCAAAAAAAATAAAAGAAATTAGTAGGGGGTGAAGCTTTTGTCAGAGACAAGAGTTTATCAATTAGCACAAGAATTAGGAATGTCAAATGAAGAAATTATAGAAAAAATGGATTCGTTAGAAATACTTGTAGAAAATAATATGAGTGTTTTAAGTGAGGAAGAAATAAATCAAATAAAAGAACTTTCAAATGAAGAAGAAGGAAATGGTGACAATAATCTAACTGAAATCAAAATAGCTGATAAAATAACAGTTCAAAACTTATCACAATTAATAGATAAAAGTGCTACGCAAGTTATAACTAAGCTTATAAAATTAGGAGTAATGGCAAGCATGAATCAAGAAATAGATTTTGATTTAGCTGCATGTGTGGCTATGGATTACGGATTTAAAGGTATAAGATATGAAGAAGATGAAATAGATGATGAAATAGAAATAGAGGAAGATAGACCGGAAGATTTAAAACCAAGACCAGCTATTGTAACTGTTATGGGACATGTTGACCACGGTAAAACATCATTACTTGATGCTATTAGAAATAGTAAGGTAACAGATAAAGAGGCTGGTGGAATAACTCAACATATAGGTGCGTATGAAGTAGAAGTTGACAAAAAGAAAATAGTATTTTTAGATACTCCTGGACATGAAGCGTTTACATCTATGAGAGCAAGAGGAGCTCAAGTAACAGATATAGCTATACTTGTAGTTGCAGCAGACGATGGTATAATGCCTCAAACGGTAGAAGCCATAAACCATGCAAAAGCAGCACAAGTACCTATAATAATAGCTATAAACAAAATAGATAAAGTTGGAGCAAATCCAGATAGAGTAAAACAAGAATTAACAGAGCATGGACTTTTAGTTGAAGATTGGGGAGGAGATATAATATCTGTTCCGGTTTCAGCTCTTAAAAATGAAAATATAGATACATTACTAGAAATGATTTTATTAGTTGCTGAAATGGAAGAATTAAAAGCTAATCCAAATAGAAAAGCAGTAGGAACTGTTGTAGAGGCACAACTTGATAAAGGAAGAGGTCCAGTAGCTACTGTACTTGTTCAAAATGGAACATTAAAAGTTGGGGATGCACTTGTTGTTGGTTGTGCCCACGGTAAAATCAGAGCTATGGTAAATGACTTAGGTAAAAGAGTAAAGCAAGCAGCACCGTCTATACCAGTTGAAATACTTGGACTTTCTGAGGTTCCTCAAGCAGGAGATCAGTTTGTAGTAGTTAAAAATGATAAGATGGCTAGAAGTATAGCTGATAAAAGAAAAGATAAAATTAGAGCAAGACAAATGAAATCTAGTCAAAAGGTATCATTAGATGATTTATTTAAACAAATGGAACAAGGTGATGTAAAAGAGCTTAATATAATAATAAAGGCAGATGTTCAAGGTTCAGTTCAAGCTGTAAAACAGTCTTTAGAAAAATTAAGTAACGAAGAAGTAACTGTAAGAGCTATTCATGGAGCTGTTGGAGCTATAACTGAGTCTGATGTAATGCTTGCTAGTGCTTCTAATGCTATAATAATAGGATTTAATGTAAGACCAGTTGGAGCAGCATCAGATGTAGCTGAAAAAGAAAAAGTTGATATGAGAACATATAGAGTAATATATAAGGCTATAGAAGATATACAATCTGCAATGAAAGGTATGCTTGATCCTGAATTTGTAGAACAAGACTTAGGAAAAGCAGAGATTAGAGCTACATTTAAAGTATCTGGAGTTGGAACTATAGCTGGTGCATATGTAACTCAAGGAAAGTTAGCAAGAAATGCTCAAGTAAGACTAGTAAGAGATGGAATAGTTATACATGAAGGTGAGCTTAGCTCTTTAAAGAGATTTAAAGATGATGCTAAAGAAGTAGCTAAAGGCTATGAATGTGGATTTGCATTAAATAACTTTAATGATCTAAAAGAAGGCGATGTAATAGAAGCTTTTATAATGAAAGAAAAAGAAAATAGATAGAAGGGTTGTAGATACTATGGCATCATATTCTAGAACAAGAAGAATAGGAGAAGAAATAAAAAAGGTTGTAAGTAGATTGCTTTTAGAAGGTCTAAAAGATCCTAGAATATCTTCTCTAGTAAGTGTTACGGATGTTAATGTTACTTCTGACTTAAAGTATGCTTATATATACATCAGTGTACTTACAGGAGATAAAGATGGAACCCTAAAAGGATTAAAAAGTGCCAGTGGATTTGTTAGAAAAGAAATAGGAAAACAAGTTAAATTAAGATATACTCCTGAAATAATATTTAGACTTGATGACTCTATTGAAAAAGGAGTTTACATGTCTAATTTAATTAAAAACGTCAATTCAAAAAAAGAAGATGATGTAAATGAATAAAATAATAAATACTATAATGGGAAGTAATAATTTTATTATTACTTCCCATTATAGTCCAGATGGAGACAATTTAGGATCATCAATAGGACTATACTATGCGCTTAAAAGTATGAAGAAAGAAGCTTTGTTTGTATTAGATGATAATCTTCCTGCTAATTTAGATTTTTTATATAAAGATATTAAAATATATAAATCTGAAGAAATAAATACTGAAGACTATGTACTTATATCACTTGATTGTGGGGATAAAGATAGACTTTGTTGTAGCGATACTATAAAAAGTGAAGCAAGTTTAACTATAAATATAGATCACCATACAAGCAATGACTTATATGCGGACTTAAACTATGTAGACGATAAAGCATCATCTACATGTGAAGTTGTATATGAAATGCTTATGAAAATAGATAAAAATATTATAGATAAAAAAATAGCTAATTGTCTTTACACTGGTCTTATAACTGATACAGGTAATTTTATGTATTCAAATACTAATCCTAGTAGTTTTGAAATGGCTTGTGAACTATTAAAAAAAGGAATAGACAAGCAAGATATAATACAAAGTATATATCAAAATAATCCTTTGAACTATGTCAAAATACTAGGAGAATCTTTAAATACATTAAACGTTGTAAAAGATAAAATAGCTACTATTGAATTGACTACTCAAATGTTTAAAAACAACAATATAACATTTAATGATGTAGATGGATTTGTAAACTATGCTAGAGATATAAATGGAGTAGAAGTTGGGATTTTATTTAAGCAAAAAAAATCTAATCAGATTAAAATAAGCTTAAGATCAAAATCATATGTCAATGTTAGTGAAATAGCAAAAGTATTTGGAGGAGGAGGCCATGTGAGGGCTTCTGGATGTACAATAAATGATTCTTTAGAGAATGCTAAAAAAACGCTTATAGAAGAAGTAATAAAGCATATTTAAGAGAGTGATAATATATGAATGGAATACTTAATATACTAAAACCAACAGGTATGACATCTCATGATGTTGTATCAAGAGTTAGAAGAATTGCAAATATGAAAAAAGTAGGACATACAGGTACATTAGATCCAAATGCAGCTGGAGTATTACCTATATGCCTTGGTAAGGCTACAAAAATAGCTGAACTCATATTGAATAAAGAAAAGACTTATATAGCAGAGTTAACACTTGGGATACAAACAGATACTTATGATTCTTTTGGTGAGATTATACAAAAGAAAGATCCAAGTCATATAAATGAAGAAGATATATATGCGGCATTTAAAAAATTTGAGGGAGAGATAACTCAAGTACCACCTATATATTCTGCTATAAAGGTTAATGGTAAGAGGTTGTACGAATTAGCGAGAAGTGGACAAACTGATGTTGAAATAAAATCAAGAAAAGTAATAGTAAAAGATATAAAAATAAAAAACATAGATAAAGAAAAAGTGTTATTTGAAGTTACAGTAACTAAGGGTACATACATTAGAAGTCTTTGTAAGGACATAGGAGACGAACTTGGAGTTGGTGCTTATATGTCGTTTTTGCTTAGAACAAAGTCTGGTAATTTTGACATTCAAGATACATATACACTAGAAGAAATAGAACAAGCATCTGAAGAATCAAAATTACAAGATTGCATAGTGGGAATAGACTATCCTCTTACAAACTATGAAAGAATAGATGTAAAGCAAAGTGCATACAAGGCATTTTCTAATGGAAATACTATATATCAAAAAGGTCTAATAATTAACCGAAAATATTATGATGAACAATTAGTAAAAGTATATATAGATGATAAATTTTGCGCAATTGGGAAAATAAAAATAGAAGATGATAATATATTGTTAAAAAGCCATAAATTATTTATTTAATTATTGGAGCTGAATATGATGAAAATAATTACAGATATAAAAAACATAAATATAAAACAGGATACGGTTGTAACTATCGGAAACTTTGATGGAGTTCATAAAGGCCATCAAAAAATAATAAAAGACACTATATCAATAGCTAAAAATAAAAAAATGAAAAGTGTACTTTTTACATTTTCAAATCATCCTGTTAATTTTTTTAGAAAAGACAAAATTAAAAATATAATTACCAAAGAAGAAAAATATGAAATTATAAATAAAATGGGAATAGATATAATCGTTTCTATCCCATTTAATGAATTTGTAATAAATTTAGATCCACAAGAGTACATACAAAAAATTCTTTTGGACAAATTAAATGCAAAACAAATAGTTATAGGACACGATTTTAGATTTGGTTTAAATAGAGGTGGAAACGCTGAGTTCTTACAAAATATTGGAAAAACATATGGTTTTGATGTGAACGTTATGAAACCTATTTGTTTGGAAAATATAAGGATAAGCAGTACTTATATAAGGAGTTTACTGAAAAATGGTGAAGTAGATAAGGTAAATCAATTTTTAGGAAGACAGTACAAATTAAAAGGAATTGTTGTACATGGCAAAAAAATAGGAGGAGATATACTAGGATTTCCAACTATTAATTTAAAGTATGACGAAAATATATTAATTCCTAAGACGGGTGTGTACCAAACAACAGTAAATATAGATGGAAAAATCTATGATGGTGCAACTAATATAGGATATAGTCCAACTGTCAAACAAAATGAATTCACCGTTGAAACATACATACTTAAATATAGTGGAGACTTATATGAAAAAGAAGCATCTATTAACTTCATAAGAAGAATTAGAGATGAAATTAAGTTTGATACAATACAAGAGCTAAAGAAACAGATGAATATGGATATAGAGAATATAATTTCCTATTCATTATAAAAATTCGCTTTATGCTAACGCATAGCTCATGTTGCCAACGAGTCCTACGGGCTCCGTTGCTCAAAAATGGTTGCGAATTTAATTCTTTAATCAATGTTATCGAAAGATTAAAAATCATATACTTTCTTTATAGATGAAAAATTAGTTTACTTATAAAGCTAGTTATGTTACAATGGTTAATGTTGAAACCGTTGCTCGGCATTTGATTCACCGACGAATGCTCAGCAATAGGTGTTAAAAAAATATGGAGGTGTTTTAATATGTTACAAGGAGCTAAAAAGCAAGAAATAATCGAAACTTACAAAACTCATGAGGGAGATACTGGTTCTCCAGAAGTTCAAATAGCATTATTAACTACTAGAATAAATGAGTTAAATGATCACTTAAAAATGCACAAGAAAGATCACCATTCAAGAAGAGGTCTTTTAAAGATGGTTGGAACTAGAAGACGTTTACTTAAGTACTTAAAAGGAAAAGATTTAGACAGATACAAGACTTTAATTGAAAAATTAGGATTAAGAAAATAATAAAGGGCAGGGTTTACCTGCTCTTTTTAAATACATAATAAATTATAAATTATTTCTAATAGGGAATAATAAATATATGGCGTATTTTAAATAAAATTGTTTACTAAAATTAAAATTTGTAG is drawn from Tepidibacter hydrothermalis and contains these coding sequences:
- the rnpM gene encoding RNase P modulator RnpM encodes the protein MSQKKIPQRKCITCQDRNSKKTLIRIVKNKDGEIFVDNTGKANGRGAYICATKECLEKAIKTRALNRAFKLEISEKVYKDLSEEIEKYEK
- a CDS encoding L7Ae/L30e/S12e/Gadd45 family ribosomal protein, translating into MKNKILSLLGIILRSGNLVSGDDTTLSDLKKGKIKLIIIANDASENTKKLFRDKSEYRDVPYIIDFTKEELGKSIGKSSRAVIGIKSEQFAKKIKEISRG
- the infB gene encoding translation initiation factor IF-2, which translates into the protein MSETRVYQLAQELGMSNEEIIEKMDSLEILVENNMSVLSEEEINQIKELSNEEEGNGDNNLTEIKIADKITVQNLSQLIDKSATQVITKLIKLGVMASMNQEIDFDLAACVAMDYGFKGIRYEEDEIDDEIEIEEDRPEDLKPRPAIVTVMGHVDHGKTSLLDAIRNSKVTDKEAGGITQHIGAYEVEVDKKKIVFLDTPGHEAFTSMRARGAQVTDIAILVVAADDGIMPQTVEAINHAKAAQVPIIIAINKIDKVGANPDRVKQELTEHGLLVEDWGGDIISVPVSALKNENIDTLLEMILLVAEMEELKANPNRKAVGTVVEAQLDKGRGPVATVLVQNGTLKVGDALVVGCAHGKIRAMVNDLGKRVKQAAPSIPVEILGLSEVPQAGDQFVVVKNDKMARSIADKRKDKIRARQMKSSQKVSLDDLFKQMEQGDVKELNIIIKADVQGSVQAVKQSLEKLSNEEVTVRAIHGAVGAITESDVMLASASNAIIIGFNVRPVGAASDVAEKEKVDMRTYRVIYKAIEDIQSAMKGMLDPEFVEQDLGKAEIRATFKVSGVGTIAGAYVTQGKLARNAQVRLVRDGIVIHEGELSSLKRFKDDAKEVAKGYECGFALNNFNDLKEGDVIEAFIMKEKENR
- the rbfA gene encoding 30S ribosome-binding factor RbfA, encoding MASYSRTRRIGEEIKKVVSRLLLEGLKDPRISSLVSVTDVNVTSDLKYAYIYISVLTGDKDGTLKGLKSASGFVRKEIGKQVKLRYTPEIIFRLDDSIEKGVYMSNLIKNVNSKKEDDVNE
- a CDS encoding DHH family phosphoesterase: MNKIINTIMGSNNFIITSHYSPDGDNLGSSIGLYYALKSMKKEALFVLDDNLPANLDFLYKDIKIYKSEEINTEDYVLISLDCGDKDRLCCSDTIKSEASLTINIDHHTSNDLYADLNYVDDKASSTCEVVYEMLMKIDKNIIDKKIANCLYTGLITDTGNFMYSNTNPSSFEMACELLKKGIDKQDIIQSIYQNNPLNYVKILGESLNTLNVVKDKIATIELTTQMFKNNNITFNDVDGFVNYARDINGVEVGILFKQKKSNQIKISLRSKSYVNVSEIAKVFGGGGHVRASGCTINDSLENAKKTLIEEVIKHI
- the truB gene encoding tRNA pseudouridine(55) synthase TruB, with protein sequence MNGILNILKPTGMTSHDVVSRVRRIANMKKVGHTGTLDPNAAGVLPICLGKATKIAELILNKEKTYIAELTLGIQTDTYDSFGEIIQKKDPSHINEEDIYAAFKKFEGEITQVPPIYSAIKVNGKRLYELARSGQTDVEIKSRKVIVKDIKIKNIDKEKVLFEVTVTKGTYIRSLCKDIGDELGVGAYMSFLLRTKSGNFDIQDTYTLEEIEQASEESKLQDCIVGIDYPLTNYERIDVKQSAYKAFSNGNTIYQKGLIINRKYYDEQLVKVYIDDKFCAIGKIKIEDDNILLKSHKLFI
- a CDS encoding bifunctional riboflavin kinase/FAD synthetase, which gives rise to MMKIITDIKNINIKQDTVVTIGNFDGVHKGHQKIIKDTISIAKNKKMKSVLFTFSNHPVNFFRKDKIKNIITKEEKYEIINKMGIDIIVSIPFNEFVINLDPQEYIQKILLDKLNAKQIVIGHDFRFGLNRGGNAEFLQNIGKTYGFDVNVMKPICLENIRISSTYIRSLLKNGEVDKVNQFLGRQYKLKGIVVHGKKIGGDILGFPTINLKYDENILIPKTGVYQTTVNIDGKIYDGATNIGYSPTVKQNEFTVETYILKYSGDLYEKEASINFIRRIRDEIKFDTIQELKKQMNMDIENIISYSL
- the rpsO gene encoding 30S ribosomal protein S15; amino-acid sequence: MLQGAKKQEIIETYKTHEGDTGSPEVQIALLTTRINELNDHLKMHKKDHHSRRGLLKMVGTRRRLLKYLKGKDLDRYKTLIEKLGLRK